A single region of the Lycium barbarum isolate Lr01 chromosome 2, ASM1917538v2, whole genome shotgun sequence genome encodes:
- the LOC132626422 gene encoding dirigent protein 22-like: MAKLTFQIFTISILLFLIAFPATGEEEHMFGKSINRKSMTLKKEKLSHFRFFWHDVLSGSKPTSMMVIPPPKNTSSFGQMNMIDNALTLGPKLSSKIVGRAQGFYASASQNDVGLMMVMNFAFIEGKYNGSTFTILGRNLVFEKVREMAIIGGSGLFRFARGYVQASTHSWDFKTGDATVQYDAYVLHY; encoded by the coding sequence ATGGCCAAACTAACATTCCAAATCTTCACCATCTCCATTCTCCTCTTCCTCATAGCTTTTCCGGCGACCGGAGAAGAAGAACACATGTTTGGAAAATCCATAAATAGAAAGTCTATGACGCTGAAAAAGGAAAAACTCAGCCATTTCAGATTCTTTTGGCATGATGTCCTAAGTGGCTCCAAACCAACATCTATGATGGTTATTCCACCTCCCAAAAACACCAGTAGTTTTGGCCAGATGAATATGATAGATAATGCACTAACCCTAGGACCCAAGTTGAGTTCCAAGATTGTTGGAAGGGCACAAGGGTTTTATGCTTCTGCTTCCCAAAATGATGTTGGTTTAATGATGGTCATGAACTTTGCATTTATTGAAGGAAAATATAATGGAAGTACATTTACTATACTTGGACGGAATCTGGTCTTCGAAAAGGTGAGAGAGATGGCGATTATTGGTGGCAGTGGGCTTTTCCGATTTGCTAGAGGATATGTTCAGGCCAGTACTCATTCATGGGATTTCAAAACTGGTGATGCTACTGTTCAGTATGATGCTTATGTGTTGCATTATTGA